The genomic region GCACCGACGCCGACCGGCAGGCGGCCTACAACAGCGGTGGTGGTTACGGGGGCTCCGTACCCGACGCTACGCCGGGCCGCGTGCAGCTTGGCGAGCAAGCCAGCGGCATCAACTCGCGCAAGCGTCCGGAAAGCCTCAATACCAACGAAGCCAACACCACCTCGCAGGAAACCCGCCTGCGCCGCCTCAATGGCGCCCCGGTAGACACCGTACGGCGGCCATAGATTATCGGTGCCCCATACATGCAATGGCCCGCTGCTTCCTAAGAAGCAGCGGGCCATTGTATTAGGCAGAGCAGGCGCAACGGCTAGGCGTCAGGCGAGTCGGAAGTAGCTGGGGCGCTGTTGGCGCCGGTAGCGGCTGGCTTGGGTGCCGCGGCCGTGCGTGAACGGGTGGCTGCGGGCTTTGCTGCAGGTTTGGCAGCGGCGGGTTTGCTGGCGGCAGTTGGTTTCGTGGCCGGGGCTTTTGCGGCTGGCTGCGAGCGGGAAGCAGCTGGCTTGGCCGCCGACTTGGCCGCCGGGCGCGCGGCTGGTTTGGCCGCAGCGGCTGTAGTTGGGTCAGATTCGGTGGAGATGCTGTCGGAGGCGGCAGCGGTGCCGTTTTCGTGACGGCGAACTATCGTGTGCAGCGCCTGCTCAAACAGGTGCTCCATGTCGGCGTCGAGGCGCTGGTTGGCATCTTTCACCACTTCCTGCAGCTTGGCTTTTGCTTCCTTGCGGATGCGCTTCACCACCTCGCTGATGCGGCCATCCAGCTCCTTCTGCAGCTGCTTGGCCGCCGATTTCAGGGCCTTCTTCTGCGAGGCCTTCTTGCCGGAGCCGGTGTCAGAAAGGGCGCTGGAAGTGGCCTTGGCAGCTTTAGCGGCTTTGCGCTGGGTTTTTTCGGCCGGATCTTTTTCCTTCTTGACTTTTTTGGCAGGTTTCTCCTGGTCGGGGTTTTTCATGATTTGAAAGATTAGGGAGGGGGAGGTTGGTGGCCCGTAGTACGCAAAATGCCGCCGTCGGTATCCGAAATATAGAAGGATTAATAGGTAATGTTGCTGACCACATCATTCCGCTGCCTGGCGGCCGCCTTGCCATCAATCGGTTGCGGTAGTCTGGCGCTGGTATAGTTCAGGCAAACCAACCGGCGGCATTCCTCTTTATTCCTCGTTCCTTTGCACTCCCGTTGGCTTTCCGGCCGCGGTTTTCTCTTGCTTTAGTTGCTTTCTGCCCCCGATATGGCCTCTCTTCCCCAACGCTACACCGTTACGGCCGCGCTGCCCTACGCCAATGGCCCCGTGCACATCGGCCACCTAGCCGGCGTGTACCTGCCCGCCGACATCTACGTGCGCTACCTGCGCGCCCAGCAGCGCGACGTAAAATTCATCTGCGGCTCCGACGAGCACGGTGTGCCCATCACCATCCGGGCCCAGAAGGAGGGCGTCACGCCCCAGCAGGTAGTCGATAAATACCATGCCATCATCCGCGACTCGTTCCAGGATTTCGGCGTGTCGTTCGATATCTACTCGCGTACATCCAATGCCACCCACGCCGAGGTAGCCAGCGGCTTCTTCAAGAAGCTCTACGAGGAAGGCAAGTTCATCGAGCAGACTTCTGAGCAGTACTATGACGAGAAGGCCGACCAGTTTCTGGCCGACCGCTACATCGTGGGTACCTGCCCCAACTGCGGCAACGAAAACGCCTACGGCGACCAGTGCGAGAAGTGCGGCACCTCGCTCAGCCCCACCGAGCTCATCAACCCGCGCTCCATGCTCTCGGGCAACCACCCCGTGCTGCGCGAAACCAAGCACTGGTACCTGCCCCTCGACCAATACGAGCCCTGGCTGCGCGAGTGGATTGTGGAAGGCCACAAGCAGGACTGGAAAGCCAACGTGTACGGCCAGTGCAAGAGCTGGATTGATCAGGGCCTGCACCCGCGCGCCGTTACTCGCGACCTGGACTGGGGCGTGCCCGTGCCGGTGGCCGGGGCCGAGGGCAAGGTACTCTACGTGTGGTTTGATGCGCCCATCGGCTACATCTCGGCCACCAAGGACCTGCTGCCCAACACCTGGGAAACCTACTGGAAAGACCCCGAAACCAAGCTGGTGCACTTCATCGGCAAGGATAACATCGTGTTCCACTGCATCATCTTCCCCACGATGCTCAAGGCCCACGGCGACTATATCCTGCCCGATAACGTGCCCGCCAACGAGTTCCTGAACCTGGAAGGCGACAAAATCAGCACGAGCCGCAACTGGGCCGTGTGGCTGCACGAGTACCTGCAGGATTTCCCCGGCCAGGCCGACGTGCTGCGCTACGTGCTCTGCGCCAACGCCCCCGAAACCAAGGACAACGACTTCACCTGGAAGGATTTCCAGGCCCGTAACAACAACGAGCTGGTGGCCAACCTCGGCAACTTCGTGAACCGGGCCGTGGTGCTCACCCACAAGTTCTTCGAAGGCAAAGTACCCGCCGCCGTGGGCTTCACCACCGAGGACGAGGACGTGCTGCGTCAGCTGCAGGAGTTCCCGGCCCGCATCGGCGAGTTGATTGACAACTACCGCTTCCGCGACGCCCTGAACGAGCTGATGAACCTCTCGCGCCTCGGCAACAAGTACCTGGCCGACCAGGAGCCCTGGAAGCTCATCAAAACCGACGAGGCCCGCACTGGCACCGTGCTGCACGTGTCGCTGCAGCTGGCCGCCGCCCTGGTCACGCTGCTGGAGCCCTTCCTGCCCGAAGCCGCCGCCCGCCTGGGTGGCATGCTCAACACCGAGAAAGGCACCTGGCCCCAGGCCGGCCGCCCCGACGCGCTGCCTGCCGGCCACCAGCTGGCCGAAGCCGCGCTGCTGTTCACTAAAATCGAGGACGCCACCGTAGAAGCCCAGGTGCAGAAGCTGCTCGACACCAAGAAAGCCAACGAGCTGGCCGCCGCCGTATCCGCTCCCGCAAAAGAGGATGTGAGCTTCGAGCAGTTCCAGCAGATGGACCTGCGTATCGGCACCATCGTAGCCGCTGAGAAGGTCGCCAAAACCAAAAAGCTGCTCAAGCTATCGGTTGACCTCGGTTTCGAGGAGCCCCGCACCATCGTCTCGGGCATTGCCGAGCACTTCCTGCCCGAGGCCCTTATCGGCCAGCAGGTGCAGGTGCTGCTCAACCTTGCCCCCCGCGAAATCAAGGGTATACAAAGCCAGGGCATGCTCCTGATGGCCGAAAACGCTGACGGCGTGCTTAGCCTGATGCAGCCCAGCAGCCCCGTACGCCCCGGCAGTTCGGTAGCGTAGGAGCGCGTTGCACGCGCCCGGTGGTTGCGAGCCACAAACGTCGTTCTACAAGCAAAAAAGCCAGTTTCTACGCATGTAGAAACTGGCTTTTTCCTGTTGGATAGCTAATGCCGGGCGGGCGCGTGCAACGCGCCCCTACTTCACGTTCACCACGTTCATGGCGCGCTCCACGCCCATTGCCCCGAAGGCCAGCACGGCTTCGGCAGCTTTTTCCAGGCGGCCTTCCAGGTCAATATTTTCATCCGCCGAGAACGGGCTGAGCACGTAATCCACCTGCCGGCCCTTCGAGAAACTGGAGTCGATGCCGAAGCGCAGGCGGGCGTATTCGTCGGAGCCCAGGGTTTCCTGGATGTGCTTGAGACCGTTCTGGCCGCCGGCCGAGCCTTTGGCTTTCAGCCGCAGCTTGCCAAAGGGCAAAGCCAGGTCGTCGGTGACGACCAACATCTGCTCTTTCGTAAGCTTGAGCGTGCTGAGCCAGTGGGCCGCTGCTTTGCCGCTTAGGTTCATGTAGGTGGTGGGCTTCACCAGCACGTAGGTGTGGCCTTTGTGCTTGATTTCGGTGGTGAAGGCGTGGCGGCCCAGCTGCCAGGGCGCGGCATCGTGCTTGCGGGCCAAGTAGTCGCCCACCATGAAGCCCACGTTGTGGCGCGTATTAGCGTATTCCGGCCCGATGTTGCCCAGGCACAGCACAAGAAACTTCATATCACGGATTTAGACGGATTCTTCGGATTTCACGGATGCAAGGTTGCGCGGCCGGCCCAGCGGGAGCCTGCTGGCTCGGCCGTGCAACGCACACAAAAAAAGCCGCCCTGCGAGCAGGACGGCTTTTTGGGTTGGAATGGCAGGTACGCCGCGTCGTCCACAAAATCCGTGAAATCCGCTTACATCCGTGCCAATCCGTGATCCTTATTTGTCGGCCGACATCTGGCCTTTCAGCGCACGTGGGATAGCCACGGTAGCAATCGGCGCC from Hymenobacter canadensis harbors:
- the metG gene encoding methionine--tRNA ligase, which translates into the protein MASLPQRYTVTAALPYANGPVHIGHLAGVYLPADIYVRYLRAQQRDVKFICGSDEHGVPITIRAQKEGVTPQQVVDKYHAIIRDSFQDFGVSFDIYSRTSNATHAEVASGFFKKLYEEGKFIEQTSEQYYDEKADQFLADRYIVGTCPNCGNENAYGDQCEKCGTSLSPTELINPRSMLSGNHPVLRETKHWYLPLDQYEPWLREWIVEGHKQDWKANVYGQCKSWIDQGLHPRAVTRDLDWGVPVPVAGAEGKVLYVWFDAPIGYISATKDLLPNTWETYWKDPETKLVHFIGKDNIVFHCIIFPTMLKAHGDYILPDNVPANEFLNLEGDKISTSRNWAVWLHEYLQDFPGQADVLRYVLCANAPETKDNDFTWKDFQARNNNELVANLGNFVNRAVVLTHKFFEGKVPAAVGFTTEDEDVLRQLQEFPARIGELIDNYRFRDALNELMNLSRLGNKYLADQEPWKLIKTDEARTGTVLHVSLQLAAALVTLLEPFLPEAAARLGGMLNTEKGTWPQAGRPDALPAGHQLAEAALLFTKIEDATVEAQVQKLLDTKKANELAAAVSAPAKEDVSFEQFQQMDLRIGTIVAAEKVAKTKKLLKLSVDLGFEEPRTIVSGIAEHFLPEALIGQQVQVLLNLAPREIKGIQSQGMLLMAENADGVLSLMQPSSPVRPGSSVA
- the pth gene encoding aminoacyl-tRNA hydrolase — its product is MKFLVLCLGNIGPEYANTRHNVGFMVGDYLARKHDAAPWQLGRHAFTTEIKHKGHTYVLVKPTTYMNLSGKAAAHWLSTLKLTKEQMLVVTDDLALPFGKLRLKAKGSAGGQNGLKHIQETLGSDEYARLRFGIDSSFSKGRQVDYVLSPFSADENIDLEGRLEKAAEAVLAFGAMGVERAMNVVNVK